A part of Mycolicibacterium sp. TUM20985 genomic DNA contains:
- a CDS encoding HD domain-containing protein has protein sequence MSVQTRATYRTMDEGTAEDYALIERAEEANNAGLVPRVLALVEALADGQQAYPISRLEHTLQSATRAVDDGRSDQYVAAALLHDIGDTYAPHAHGAFAAAVIAPYVSERLAWIVKVHPEFQQYYYAPHMGGVRDAREKYRGHQWFDDCVEFCEKYDQNCFDVDFEHRPLEFFRSIVERVFAREPWTATD, from the coding sequence ATGAGCGTGCAGACACGTGCCACCTACCGCACGATGGACGAGGGCACCGCGGAGGACTACGCCCTCATCGAGCGGGCAGAAGAGGCCAACAACGCTGGACTGGTCCCCCGCGTCCTCGCCCTGGTAGAGGCGCTCGCCGATGGACAGCAGGCGTATCCGATCAGTCGGCTCGAGCACACCCTGCAATCGGCGACCCGTGCCGTCGATGACGGACGTTCGGATCAGTACGTCGCCGCCGCGCTCCTGCACGACATCGGTGACACGTATGCACCGCACGCCCATGGCGCCTTCGCGGCCGCCGTCATCGCGCCTTACGTGTCCGAACGGCTCGCCTGGATCGTCAAGGTGCATCCCGAGTTTCAGCAGTATTACTACGCCCCTCACATGGGTGGTGTGCGGGATGCCCGGGAGAAGTACCGCGGGCACCAATGGTTCGACGACTGCGTCGAGTTCTGCGAGAAGTACGACCAGAACTGCTTCGACGTGGACTTCGAGCACCGTCCGCTCGAGTTCTTTCGATCGATCGTCGAGCGCGTGTTCGCGCGCGAACCGTGGACTGCCACCGACTGA